AATGAGGAAGAAAGAACGGGCCGGGAACGGCCGTCCGGGGCAGGTGAGGTTTTTGAAAGATTCAAGGGGCTCTGCAGGGAAGAAAAAAGAAAGGCTCTGCTTCCTGATCGCCGATATCGCGGCGATGATCCTCTTTTCCACGGCATTGTGCATGTGTATCGAGATTTTCATAGCAAAGCTGACCTTCTTCCAGTCCGTCACGGCCAGAATAGCGGCCATACCTGTCAATCTCATTACCGGGAGACCCTACGGCCTTTTCCGCGACCGGCTTTTTCTCGCCCTCGAGATTGACGGGACGAAACCGTGGAAATTGATCCTGGGCGATACCCTCGCCTTTGTGATCTTCCAGGTTCCGCTTTACGTCATCGTTCTTCTCTGCGCAGGAGCGACATGGAAACAGATCGCCGTTTCGTCGGTTTTCATGTCGGCCGTCTTCTCTCTGGCAGGTCGCCCTTATGGAATCTTTCTTGATTTCTGCAGGAGGGTCGCCGGGAATGTCGTACGAAACCTGTAAGGGAAAATCCCTTGGAAATTACGGGATTCCGGCAGCAATCCCCGCACTGTCCCTGTCGCCTGAAAATATCCAGGCGATGGTGGATATTCTCCTCGAC
The DNA window shown above is from Aminivibrio pyruvatiphilus and carries:
- the alaE gene encoding L-alanine exporter AlaE translates to MRKKERAGNGRPGQVRFLKDSRGSAGKKKERLCFLIADIAAMILFSTALCMCIEIFIAKLTFFQSVTARIAAIPVNLITGRPYGLFRDRLFLALEIDGTKPWKLILGDTLAFVIFQVPLYVIVLLCAGATWKQIAVSSVFMSAVFSLAGRPYGIFLDFCRRVAGNVVRNL